The sequence CATTGCCTAAGCTGGAAAAACCAAGGGTGCTACCTGTAATTATTTGGCCTGTGGTCTAACCTCTATTTAAACATTTTATATATTAAAATTGAGCATTTTAATATATTTTGTATTAAAAATTAGACCTAGTGATTTTAGCTTTAGCCCCTGGATTTGGAACTTTAATTTTTATATCTATTAAGCCATAATTCATTTTTAAAATTTGATTTGATGTATCAGTAAGGCTATCTGCAACATTGTAAGGAGATAAAGCTAATATTTCTGATACATTCTCAAATGAAAAGAATAAAACATTTTTCTCATCATGCGTAAAAGGAATTTTTTCTAATTCGATTGTTTGAGTAGGTATATCTTTTACTATAATATCAACATAATCATCGGAAGAAAATCCATAGGAATCTGTAACAGTGAGTTTGAATTCTAACAAAATATCAACTCCATCTGTGTCAGGGGCTGTAAATATTGGAGATGCGGAATCGGAATTAGAAAGAATTACATCTGTGCCCCCTGTTTGAGTCCAATGGTAAGTCACGATGTCATTCCCATCATCTATTGAATTAGAACCGTTTAATCTTACAATCTCTTTTTCATCCACTGTCTGATCATTTCCAGCATTAGCTACTGGAGGATGGGTTTGTGTAAATAAAACCGTTATTGAATGATTTTCTTTTATATCCAGAAATGTATATTCCGAAATCACTCCTTTTGATACTCCATCAATAATAACTTCCTGAATTATATATCCAGTATTAGGCGTGATGGAAAATTTCTGTTCTTCTCCTTTATCTAATTTAGTTTCGCCAGAAGGATAGACAGCTCCATTTTCGCTTTGATTTACAGTAATTGTATATTTTCCATCAGGTTCTACTTCAGTTATCGTAAAATTAGCTGTAATTATCTTGTCACAGGTAAAAGAAACATAAGCTGGATTTAAAGATCCAGATAAATCACCACTCCATCCAACAAATTTGTATCCTTTTGCTGGAAATGCTTCAAGTTTTGCATCTGTATTGCTTACAATAGTGTAATAAGGAGAATTAGAATAAGTAATTGAACCGGAAACATTTACTGAACCAGAGTTTGCTGGGCTGACATTCACGGTCAGCTTAAATGTTTGTTCTCCTCAACCAAAGGATTCTTGTACATAAAATAAAATGATTAAAATAGGTAGAAAAATTAAAAATAAATTAAGCTTTAAATAATTTTTTTTCATTAACTCACCCCTTTAATTTAAGTTAAACCTTAAAAATAAAATTTTATTTAATTTTACACATTGTAAAAAAAATCGACATTAATAACAAATCTTTTTTTATAGTTCGTGTGTTAATGATGGATAAAAATAGTTAAGCCATATTGGCATAAAGGTTGCTTTTTATCTAAACACAAAGAATAAAGTATTGTTTTAGTTTAGATTTTAACTTTAAAATATAGTGGGGCATAAAATATGGAAAAAATGAAAATTATGTTGGTGGATGATGAAGAAAGATTTCTTGAAACTACTCAAAAACTTTTATCAAAAAAAGGTTATGAGGCTATTACAGCATCAAATGGGAAAGACGCTTTAAAAAAGTTAAATACTGCTAATATTCATGTAGTAATTTTAGATGTCAAAATGCCTGAAATGAACGGCATGGACGTATTAAGGGAAATAAAAAAGAATTTCCCTTTAATAGAAGTAATTATGTTGACAGGCCACGCTACTGTAGAATCAGCGGTTGAAGGTCTTCATTCTGGAGCGACTGATTATTTGATGAAGCCCGCTGATATTGATGAATTGATAATTAAAGCTGAGGAAGCCTTTTCTAAGAGGCAACGGCTTGAAGAAAAAATTCGTATGGCTCAATCAAAAAAATACATGAAATCTCCAAGGGAAATATTAAAAAATTCAGAGGAATAGAAATATTATTAGTGATTGAATAATGGAATAGATTTTTTATATTATGTTTATTATGGTTAATATTTTTTTATACTCAAAAAAACAATAAAGGAGATTTTTATGAAAAAACAACTAAGGAAAGGGTTAATTACTTCGTTAATTATTGTATTAATTTTACCGATGGCTTTAAACGCTGAACAGCCTGAAAAAGGATTCTATATTGCGCCAGAAATTGGATATTTTCACGCTGACAGTGATTTTGATGGAAGAAACTTAAAAAACATGGGAGGAACACCATTATTCTATGGTTTAAGTTTAGGATATCAACTCAATAAAAATTTAGCATTTGAAATAGCGTATGACTTCATCAAAGCAGAAGTTGATAACTCCGCTATAGATAAAGACGGGAAATTGCATAGCTCAGGTGCTTGCATGGACGGACAAAATTATCGTTTTAACGGTCTTTTTAGTTTAGACTTTACTCGTTCCATTGCCCCTTATTTAACGGCTGGAATTGGAGGACTTGATTTTGATCCGCAATATGGAGTCGACAAAAAATTGGCTGTTAATGGTGGGTTAGGCTTAAAAATTGCCCTTACTGAGCAGCTATCCTTGAGGTGTGGCGTCCAATCTTATTATACTTATAATGATAAAGATACTGATTACACAATAGGAATTGGCCTTGCATATATATTTGCTAAACCTGAAAAAAAGAAAGTGGATTCAGATGGTGATGGAGTAAGTGATGTAGATGATAAATGTCCTAATACGCCAACAGGTATAATTGTAGATATGAATGGCTGTCCATTGGATGATGATCGGGATGGAGTGCCAAATTATTTAGACAAATGCCCTAATACTCCGGCAGGCGTAGCTGTAGATAAAAATGGATGCCCATCTGATGATGATAAAGATGAAGTGCCAAATTATTTAGACAAATGTCCTAATACTCCAGCAGGTATTCCTGTGGACAAATATGGATGCCCATTAGATGATGATAACGACGGTGTT comes from Desulfobacterales bacterium and encodes:
- a CDS encoding response regulator — translated: MEKMKIMLVDDEERFLETTQKLLSKKGYEAITASNGKDALKKLNTANIHVVILDVKMPEMNGMDVLREIKKNFPLIEVIMLTGHATVESAVEGLHSGATDYLMKPADIDELIIKAEEAFSKRQRLEEKIRMAQSKKYMKSPREILKNSEE
- a CDS encoding OmpA family protein; this encodes MKKQLRKGLITSLIIVLILPMALNAEQPEKGFYIAPEIGYFHADSDFDGRNLKNMGGTPLFYGLSLGYQLNKNLAFEIAYDFIKAEVDNSAIDKDGKLHSSGACMDGQNYRFNGLFSLDFTRSIAPYLTAGIGGLDFDPQYGVDKKLAVNGGLGLKIALTEQLSLRCGVQSYYTYNDKDTDYTIGIGLAYIFAKPEKKKVDSDGDGVSDVDDKCPNTPTGIIVDMNGCPLDDDRDGVPNYLDKCPNTPAGVAVDKNGCPSDDDKDEVPNYLDKCPNTPAGIPVDKYGCPLDDDNDGVPNYLDKCPGTPLNTKVDINGCPEIEESKTGAAEQSPVVIEEKPPALLVLFDLNKSGIKKEYMANIEAFAKYLQKYPEVKATIEGHADSTGADAYNKKLSKKRADAVVKIFVNKFGIESSRLTVIAYGESNPIADNKTKEGRKTNRRAVSANIVH